The DNA window TTGTTCTTCATCAATTATTTCTTTTAGTGAATTTAATTCTTCTGCACCTTTTATGGTTTTTTCTAACTGTTTTTCACTTCCTCTTTCTATTTCATCCATTGCAGCTAAAATATCTCCACTACCATGACTATAGCTTTTACTTAGACTTTCTAAAACTTCACCTTTTACTACTAGCTCTTCACTATGCTCCCCTAAGCTCTTTACTATATCTGTCATATTTTTTGAAGAATCTAATAGCACTTGGTTAGTCTCAAAAATTTCATCATTAATCTTAGCCTTCATTTCTTTCAGACTTCCAAAATCACCTTGTCCAAATTTTCGAGCATTTTCTTCAACAATTTTTATTTTATCTCTTACTAATTTTTTAATTAAATAAGTAAAGATGACGGAAGCTATTATAATCGTACAAAACAAAGGAATAAGTATTCCTTTTGCTCTTTGTTTCGCCTCTGCAACTATAGAATATTCATCTAATATGCTTGCAATATAAAGGCTCTCCCACTTTTCAATTCTAGCATAATAGTTTTTCCCATCTAATTCAAATTGTTTTTCTCCTATTTTAATACGATTGAATTCTTCACCATTACTGCTAGTTTCCTTAGGGGTATTTTCCAGAGAATAATGTAGTATATCATCATATATCAAGGTCTGCTCCCCATTTGTTTTAAATCCATACTTATCTAAATGCTCCATGTCTGAGTGCAGCTTTATTTCTCCCTTATTATTGAAGGCTACAAAAAATCCTTCCTTTCCAATATTTAAGCTTTCTATGTAGTTTTGGGCTGAAAGTATTTTATCTAACTCCTGACTTTCTCCCTGAGAAATGGAATTTACATATTGTATTGCACGGCTGGCAGAAGTCATCGCATCAACAGCAACATTATTGACATTTTCCAAGTTTCTTTGCTCTGTGCTTACAGCCACATTAGTATAGCTGTTTATAGCTATAAAGCCTAAGCCAGATATGATTAGTATGAATAACGCTAATATAGGTATCAATATTTTTGTACTTAAACTTAGATAGTGTAATTTAATCTTCAACTTTTTTTCATCCTCCTACAGTTATTTAGAATGACTAGACAAATTCATTTTTTATTTTTCTTTTCCATGGAGCTACTAAGGCTTCAGAGCCTACTAATATGACTTTAAGTAAATACAGATTTTCCCCTAATCAAGTTATTGATTTTGAAAGCTTGTCCCATACTAAGCTATACCCTTTTATAACATAATTTAACTCTAGAATGAGTATTTTGTCTTTTCAGAATTTTTACAATAATTTTCTAATTTGCATCTAATATATTCTATACTAGACTATCAAATACATCATTCCTTTTGTTGCTAAAATATAGGTACTTTTTTGTCATATTTTTTATATTACTCCATAAAACTGTCTTTATGAAGTATTAAGTCTTAAAATTTTTATATTTTTTATGCCTATTGTTATATTTAATGTTACAATAAATATAAAAGAGGTGATTAAAGTGAAAAATATTAGTGCTGATGTGGCTAAAGCTGCGATAAAGCTAGCAATTTCCACTCGAGATGAAGAAAAGAAAATTATTGAAGAGCTAAAAAAAAGCAATTATAGTGTTGCTGCTGTAGATATAGGTGGAGATTTGATTAATTCAATACCTAAAATTATTGAAAGAACTCTAGTGGCTTCTAAGAAAACTGGAATAATAAAAGATTATCATGTTCATGAGGGTGCTGTAGCAGGAGCAATAATGGAGGCAATAACCCAAGTAAATCCAAGGGCTATGGGCTTAAACTTTGGCGGCAAAATTGGTATCGCAAGATATGATGAGCATATTAGTGTCTGTCTCTTTATAAGTATTGGGCTGCTTCATCTTAACGATTTAGCAATCGGATTGGGACATAGATCTATACCAAATATAGGTTAATAAATAAAATGCATTAAATAAGTTACATTGCCTTATATCGTATCTGAGCGATAGCGAAGGATCTTCTCTTAAGTTACACTTATCTAGAGATTCTTCTAGCTTTGCTCTCAGAATGACAAGTAAGAGAATGTAATGTTATTATTGCATTTTATATGAATAAAAATATTTCTTAAGATATGCATAGCTTTTTATGATATAGTTTAATACGTAACAATATTTTTGCTGTTAGGAAGTGAGTTTTATGAAAACCATAGATTGTCTAGGTGACATGTGTCCTATTCCAATTTTAAAAACACGAAAAGAGCTCAAATCATTGCGTTCAGGTGATACTATTAAAATTGTGACTGATCACAGCTGTGTGCTTGAATCTGTAATAAGCAATTTTAAGAAATATAATATAACCCATGAGGAAGTCATAAATGGTGTTTGGGAAATCTTCATAGTAAAGCCTTAGCATAAATTTTTTTGTGCTATTTTCTTGAAATATTCTATAAATTCGTAGAATACTTTGTTCTCTCTTATTTTCTTGTCATATATTAAGTACATATCATATTCTATGGAAAAATCTGCAATACTTATTAACTTTAGTTGCTTATTATATAATTCTTTTTTTATAGATGTATATGGTAGAAAACCTATACCAAATTCATTTAGGACCGATAGCTTTACTGATTCTGCAGAATCACTATTGTATAGGATTTTTAGGTTGTCAATTTTTAATCCTAGCTGTTTCATTTTATTTGTAATAGGTTCTACAACATGAATTTTATCATTTAATAAAACTAGCGGATATTTTATTAAATCCTTAAAATCAACTTCATTTGATATGTTATAGTTTGATGAAGAAACGAGAACTATTCTATCCATGCCTATTTTATAATAGGAAAGACTTTGGCTTTTAGGTTTACTGTATATAACTCCAATATCACATATATTGTTCATAACATTTTCTTCTATTAAATCTGATTCATTTGGATTTAATTCATAACTATGTTTTGGAAATCTATTTTTAATTTTATACATAACACATGGTAAGGAGTAAGTGGCGATTGACCAGCATGCCTCAATTTTAATGTTTCGGGCATTTTCATTGTCTGACTGTAATTGATCTATCATGGCTTCATATGTCCTTACTATATTATCAGCATATTTTAAAACAATAATGCCTTTATCAGTTAGTTCTACACCCTTATTACTTCTATCTAATAGCTTATAACCCAAAACCTCCTCGAGTTTTGAAATCTGCTGACTCAATGCCGATTGAGATATATGGGCGCTTTTAGCTACTTTTGAAATGTTACCCATTGTAGCAACTTTATAAAAGTAATCTAGGTACTCTATATTCATTCTTCACTCAGCTCCTCATGTAAAAATATTACTATATACATTATATATTAAAAAGAACCAAATAGCAGTAGTTATAACAAATTTAATCATAACCTTAGTAGAATTTATATCTCTAAAAAGGTTCTCTTAGCATTTATGATATAATAGTATTACCATATTAAATTACCCGCACTATGCAGTTAATTAAGTAGAAAGTAACTACATTTGAAGTAGAGGTGCATTGCATGAATAGCAATTTAAACAAAACTTCTTCATTTAAAAAAAATGTATCTTTAAACAAGGACAGCAAGTTAAAAAATCAAGTTCCCATTGGTATATTGATTTTAGTCATTATCATAGCTGTAGGTGTGTTTTTAGAATCAATAGGAAATACATTTGGTTTTTTTTGGTTAACTGGTATAGCTTTTGGTTTTATCCTTCAAAGATCAAAGTTTTGCTTTGCTGCAGCTATAAGAGATCCTTATTTGATTAAAGGCACATCATTAACTAAGGCTATGCTAATAGCCTTTGCTATAACAACTATCGGCTTTACTGCAATTAAATACGGAGCATATATTAATAACCAACCAATTCCTGGACAAGGCTCTATTGCCCCAATAAGCTTTGCAACTGTAGTGGGTGGAATTCTATTTGGCATTGGAATGGTTTTAGCAGGTGGATGTGCTTCGGGTGTTCTTATGAGGGCTGGAGAAGGCTTCCAAATGCAAATGCTCACGCTTATTTTCTTTATTATGGGTTCCGTGTGGGGAGCTCATGATTTTGGGTGGTGGCATGAAATCTTTATTTCCAATTCTAAAGCAATATTTCTGCCCGATATTTTAGGTTGGTTTGGTGCTTTATCAGTACAATTATTGCTTATTGCTTTCCTATATATTTTAGCAGATAAATGGGAATCTAAAAATAATCAAGACTATTAGATGTATAGTTTGGGGGAATAGGTTTGAATTTAAATGATAATAAGTTTTATCTTAAATGGTTTAAAAATTCTTGGACTTATGTTACTGGTGCAGTTCTTTTATCATTACTTCAAATTGTTACTTTAGCAGTAACAGGGGAAGCATGGAGAATTTCTTCTACACTAACAAACTGGGGTGCATGGATATATAAATCTTTTGGAGGAGATGTATCATCCTGGTTCTATTTCAGTTCGGAAAATTCCCAGGCCATTTTGCAAAATGGTTTTTTAAAAGATCCTAAATCAATTAGAAATGTTGGAATAATTACAGGTGCATTACTATCCGCCTTAATGGCATCTCAGTTTAAGCTTAGAAAGATTAAATCTAAAAAACAAATAATTGGGGCTTGTATAGGTGGACTGTTGATGGGCTACGGTTCTAGGCTAGCTTCTGGATGTAATATAGGAGCTCTATATAGTGGTATAGCTTCTCTTTCCTTATCTGGATGGGTGTTTGGCCTTTTCATTTTTATAGGAGCCATTATAGGCAGTAAATTAATAGTTAGATTTTTTTTATGATATTTTAATTATTCATTAATATAGAAAAGAGTCCAAAATTGGAGACCACTGAAAAACACTTGTTTTCTTGCATGTCATTCTGAGACGTCAGACTGTAT is part of the Proteiniborus sp. MB09-C3 genome and encodes:
- a CDS encoding methyl-accepting chemotaxis protein; protein product: MKIKLHYLSLSTKILIPILALFILIISGLGFIAINSYTNVAVSTEQRNLENVNNVAVDAMTSASRAIQYVNSISQGESQELDKILSAQNYIESLNIGKEGFFVAFNNKGEIKLHSDMEHLDKYGFKTNGEQTLIYDDILHYSLENTPKETSSNGEEFNRIKIGEKQFELDGKNYYARIEKWESLYIASILDEYSIVAEAKQRAKGILIPLFCTIIIASVIFTYLIKKLVRDKIKIVEENARKFGQGDFGSLKEMKAKINDEIFETNQVLLDSSKNMTDIVKSLGEHSEELVVKGEVLESLSKSYSHGSGDILAAMDEIERGSEKQLEKTIKGAEELNSLKEIIDEEQENLKILNLRVEDIDNLKEEGNKIIEKLVEYTKKSNDATTQVKEVIEKSSFNANKIEEASAKIKGIANQTNLLALNASIEAARGGEYGRGFAVVADEIRKLAEESNIFALEIEDIIKTLLAGTEEAVGVINEVGLIVDCQTESVEKTGEKFQGIKEKIEEIKSVIDVFNYSGKILVEKKEEIVAIIDHLSAIAEENNASTEEVSAKIEEQNSSTFKLETLSMELKNVAESLRDKLEILDHRSK
- a CDS encoding HutP family protein, which translates into the protein MKNISADVAKAAIKLAISTRDEEKKIIEELKKSNYSVAAVDIGGDLINSIPKIIERTLVASKKTGIIKDYHVHEGAVAGAIMEAITQVNPRAMGLNFGGKIGIARYDEHISVCLFISIGLLHLNDLAIGLGHRSIPNIG
- a CDS encoding sulfurtransferase TusA family protein, encoding MKTIDCLGDMCPIPILKTRKELKSLRSGDTIKIVTDHSCVLESVISNFKKYNITHEEVINGVWEIFIVKP
- a CDS encoding LysR family transcriptional regulator — encoded protein: MNIEYLDYFYKVATMGNISKVAKSAHISQSALSQQISKLEEVLGYKLLDRSNKGVELTDKGIIVLKYADNIVRTYEAMIDQLQSDNENARNIKIEACWSIATYSLPCVMYKIKNRFPKHSYELNPNESDLIEENVMNNICDIGVIYSKPKSQSLSYYKIGMDRIVLVSSSNYNISNEVDFKDLIKYPLVLLNDKIHVVEPITNKMKQLGLKIDNLKILYNSDSAESVKLSVLNEFGIGFLPYTSIKKELYNKQLKLISIADFSIEYDMYLIYDKKIRENKVFYEFIEYFKKIAQKNLC
- a CDS encoding YeeE/YedE thiosulfate transporter family protein; this translates as MNSNLNKTSSFKKNVSLNKDSKLKNQVPIGILILVIIIAVGVFLESIGNTFGFFWLTGIAFGFILQRSKFCFAAAIRDPYLIKGTSLTKAMLIAFAITTIGFTAIKYGAYINNQPIPGQGSIAPISFATVVGGILFGIGMVLAGGCASGVLMRAGEGFQMQMLTLIFFIMGSVWGAHDFGWWHEIFISNSKAIFLPDILGWFGALSVQLLLIAFLYILADKWESKNNQDY
- a CDS encoding YeeE/YedE thiosulfate transporter family protein, whose translation is MNLNDNKFYLKWFKNSWTYVTGAVLLSLLQIVTLAVTGEAWRISSTLTNWGAWIYKSFGGDVSSWFYFSSENSQAILQNGFLKDPKSIRNVGIITGALLSALMASQFKLRKIKSKKQIIGACIGGLLMGYGSRLASGCNIGALYSGIASLSLSGWVFGLFIFIGAIIGSKLIVRFFL